Proteins co-encoded in one Bubalus bubalis isolate 160015118507 breed Murrah chromosome 7, NDDB_SH_1, whole genome shotgun sequence genomic window:
- the LOC112586270 gene encoding uncharacterized protein LOC112586270, with amino-acid sequence MPLFSPGELAGRGCYLVEEKSFMPFSVCPTSAHSSQKQHPEPAEGKEAGLGTLPKPPGNLGPNWLPDAPVAPRPPEREGPAPAAPHPQQQFNHSVRLAGDREMGAGEPPASKEARRPHPVGTNPRPLAPAGLGLPPLGSGRRLSLQALVVAVFLGDRLGNASVSWLVHGAVQGVVPLVGLSAEVLMGRGPGDRWPGTRFSWLFQCWGVLVFWRVLSRGREGCPAFGQVRLKELLNGMADAEQGPRGHVPGEPQAPRTEDLLAELGLLGDRLSHLEGEAEAPQENAEHLGRQEARVRELEGFFLNFRGFLEACAPGQVHSTKTGHLCSPQPWEGAGLTSMCMSCE; translated from the coding sequence ATGCCTTTGTTCAGCCCAGGGGAGCTGGCTGGAAGGGGCTGCTACCTGGTGGAAGAGAAATCCTTCATGCCTTTCAGTGTGTGCCCCACCTCTGCACACTCCTCCCAGAAGCAGCACCCAGAGCCTGCAGAGGGTAAGGAGGCCGGCCTCGGAACCCTCCCAAAGCCGCCAGGCAACCTTGGCCCCAACTGGCTCCCTGATGCCCCGGTGGCTCCCCGACCCCCAGAAAGGGAAGGGCCGGCTCCAgcagcccctcacccccagcagcAGTTCAATCACTCGGTGAGGCTGGCGGGAGACCGGGAAATGGGGGCGGGAGAGCCACCTGCATCCAAAGAAGCAAGGCGTCCTCACCCAGTGGGGACCAACCCGAGACCCCTGGCCCCAGCGGGCCTCGGCCTTCCACCGCTGGGGTCGGGTAGGCGGCTGTCTCTGCAGGCTTTGGTGGTGGCTGTGTTCCTGGGAGACAGGCTCGGAAACGCCAGCGTCTCGTGGCTGGTGCATGGAGCCGTGCAGGGTGTGGTCCCCCTGGTGGGTCTCAGTGCTGAGGTACTGATGGGCCGTGGGCCTGGAGACCGCTGGCCTGGGACCAGGTTCAGCTGGCTCTTCCAGTGCTGGGGTGTCTTGGTCTTCTGGAGAGTTCTCTCCAGAGGGCGAGAGGGATGCCCTGCCTTCGGACAGGTGAGGCTGAAAGAGCTGCTGAATGGAATGGCTGACGCTGAGCAGGGCCCCCGTGGCCATGTCCCAGGAGAGCCCCAGGCCCCACGCACAGAGGACTTGTTGGCTGAGCTGGGGCTGCTCGGGGACAGGTTGTCCCACCTGGAGGGGGAGGCGGAGGCACCACAAGAAAACGCCGAGCACCTGGGGCGGCAGGAGGCGCGGGTTCGAGAACTGGAGGGCTTCTTCCTCAACTTCAGGGGCTTCCTGGAAGCCTGTGCCCCGGGACAGGTTCACAGCACAAAGACCGGTCATCTGTGCAGCCCCCAACCCTGGGAAGGAGCTGGCCTGACCAGCATGTGTATGAGTTGTGAATAA